One genomic window of Polyangium aurulentum includes the following:
- a CDS encoding tetratricopeptide repeat protein, translated as MAPPPALPLPIAALLRRARNATDPTRRHLAAYYAWEASLRLTVAAEPPSDASTLAMPSVGHWVRAMPPRPGSLTDPALLALHALLAEVGTEQRSMPRSTNAQKLLALLPAYRNKVIGHGSTRTDAFNEGAARAFLEAIEPAWRLGVFLPPGAALLFVEAVEIDAGGARRARLVRLEGLASERERDAEVAEEVRPERVYVRNDGRFASLHPWVLFEGGDERERVLFFNGFRNAAEYLDYVTGDIVKSKALAAGFPSLDADVTAALRQEHRDSAAHAAHAPAREAEERKPGLWKAAVAVSMALVVAGAGVGFYLQSGAGARPEAAGAGAAPVEDPLVPRISEDLAVQSAFRRGIESLLEADVYAAESALVPVREKAPREPLVHAALAMIYGIEEHFEDAQRELDEAVALSRGRSDRQAGLFAIIDGAQKDPSSALAAWKEHVARHGKSFLEALLVAHYFGHKGPTAERRARFEDLVAIDRRHVITYLLESGMHLHQRRFEDALAAVGRGLELRPSSPWLMSQRGVIRMVMGEPAKAKADFEEALARKGPFSGHVAYALALLGEGTPEGEAQRKREADLLLATKNIDDRLQFMCSHGSALMRKGRMREGDALLDAAVDLARTRGREGTVLRCALWPVWFEDALGRHQRADAKLEKLAGIWEGFGLTRSDGENARVLLKQIKGMLAADRGDVATAEAALGDIGKLGRKQDDLAYRIALAKKQVVEVPDASTDDLFVQARRAHTQGRMLELAGKPAEAESAYGKLLADRLACMSTERPLDFPCGGYVADGLVRLASLIASRGADAEALRVLDALAAMWPNADQDLPVLQRAAELRKKLGRAR; from the coding sequence ATGGCCCCGCCGCCCGCTTTGCCCCTGCCGATCGCGGCCCTTTTGCGCCGAGCGCGCAACGCAACGGATCCGACACGCCGGCACCTCGCGGCCTACTATGCGTGGGAGGCGAGCCTGCGCTTGACCGTGGCGGCAGAGCCTCCCTCGGACGCCTCGACGCTCGCCATGCCCTCGGTCGGGCACTGGGTGAGAGCGATGCCCCCGCGGCCCGGCAGCCTCACGGATCCGGCGCTGCTCGCGCTGCACGCGCTGCTCGCGGAGGTGGGGACGGAGCAGCGTTCCATGCCGCGGTCGACGAACGCGCAGAAGCTCCTCGCGCTCTTGCCAGCCTATCGCAACAAGGTGATAGGCCACGGCTCGACGCGCACGGACGCATTCAACGAGGGGGCGGCGAGAGCTTTCCTCGAGGCCATCGAGCCCGCGTGGCGGCTCGGCGTCTTTTTGCCCCCGGGCGCGGCGCTCCTTTTCGTCGAGGCGGTCGAGATCGACGCCGGGGGCGCTCGCCGGGCGCGGCTCGTGCGGCTCGAGGGCCTCGCTTCCGAGCGCGAGCGCGACGCCGAGGTGGCCGAAGAGGTGCGCCCCGAGCGCGTTTACGTGCGTAACGACGGGCGCTTCGCCTCGTTGCACCCGTGGGTGCTCTTCGAGGGCGGCGATGAGCGCGAGCGCGTGCTCTTCTTCAATGGATTTCGCAACGCGGCCGAGTACCTCGATTACGTGACCGGCGATATCGTGAAGAGCAAGGCGCTCGCGGCGGGCTTCCCCTCGCTCGACGCGGACGTCACGGCGGCGCTGCGGCAGGAGCACCGCGACTCGGCGGCGCACGCGGCGCACGCGCCGGCGAGGGAGGCCGAGGAGCGCAAGCCCGGGCTCTGGAAGGCGGCGGTGGCGGTATCGATGGCCCTCGTCGTGGCGGGCGCCGGTGTGGGGTTCTATTTGCAGAGCGGCGCCGGTGCGCGGCCCGAGGCGGCCGGCGCGGGCGCGGCGCCGGTCGAGGATCCGCTCGTGCCGCGGATCTCGGAGGATCTCGCCGTGCAATCCGCATTTCGGCGCGGTATCGAGAGCCTCCTCGAGGCGGACGTCTACGCGGCCGAGAGCGCGCTCGTGCCCGTGCGCGAGAAGGCGCCGCGCGAGCCGTTGGTGCACGCGGCGCTCGCGATGATCTACGGCATCGAGGAGCATTTCGAGGACGCGCAGCGCGAGCTGGACGAGGCGGTCGCGCTCTCCCGCGGCCGGTCCGACAGGCAAGCCGGGCTCTTCGCGATCATCGACGGGGCGCAGAAGGACCCCTCCTCCGCGCTCGCGGCCTGGAAAGAGCACGTGGCGCGCCATGGCAAGTCCTTTCTGGAGGCGCTCCTCGTCGCGCATTACTTCGGCCATAAAGGACCGACAGCCGAGCGGCGCGCGCGCTTCGAGGACCTCGTGGCGATCGATCGTCGCCACGTGATCACGTATCTCCTCGAATCGGGCATGCACCTGCATCAGCGCAGGTTCGAGGACGCGCTCGCGGCGGTCGGGCGCGGGCTCGAGCTCCGGCCGAGCTCACCCTGGCTGATGTCGCAGCGCGGGGTCATTCGCATGGTCATGGGCGAGCCGGCGAAGGCCAAGGCGGATTTCGAGGAGGCGCTCGCGCGCAAGGGGCCCTTCTCGGGACACGTCGCTTATGCGCTCGCCCTGCTCGGGGAGGGTACGCCCGAGGGCGAGGCGCAGCGAAAGCGCGAGGCCGATCTCCTGCTCGCGACGAAGAACATCGACGACCGGCTGCAATTCATGTGCAGCCACGGCTCGGCCCTCATGCGCAAAGGTCGTATGCGCGAGGGAGACGCGCTCCTCGACGCCGCCGTCGACCTCGCCCGAACGCGGGGCCGGGAGGGCACGGTGTTGCGCTGCGCGCTGTGGCCGGTGTGGTTCGAGGACGCGCTCGGCCGGCATCAGCGCGCGGACGCGAAGCTCGAGAAGCTCGCCGGTATATGGGAGGGATTCGGCCTGACCAGGAGCGACGGGGAGAACGCCAGGGTCCTTCTCAAGCAGATCAAGGGAATGCTCGCGGCCGACAGGGGAGACGTCGCGACGGCCGAGGCGGCGCTCGGCGACATCGGCAAGCTCGGGCGCAAGCAGGATGATCTCGCTTATCGGATTGCGCTCGCGAAGAAGCAGGTCGTCGAGGTGCCGGACGCGTCGACCGACGATCTGTTCGTGCAGGCCCGCCGCGCTCACACGCAGGGACGCATGCTCGAGCTCGCCGGCAAGCCGGCGGAGGCGGAGAGCGCTTATGGGAAGCTCCTCGCCGACAGGCTCGCGTGCATGAGCACCGAGCGCCCGCTCGACTTTCCTTGCGGCGGGTACGTGGCGGATGGCCTCGTGCGGCTCGCGTCGCTGATTGCGTCGCGCGGGGCCGATGCGGAGGCGTTGCGCGTGCTCGACGCGCTCGCGGCCATGTGGCCGAATGCAGACCAGGACTTGCCGGTTTTGCAGCGCGCCGCCGAGCTTCGGAAGAAGCTCGGGCGGGCGCGCTGA
- a CDS encoding Kelch repeat-containing protein — MRMLRIASQLVAACSLLLLAAPASAAAPWIESNMPRPHSKFGSVLLQDGDVLVIGGSSGEPNYLSAQAVERYDATTGTWSSLADTKGPHLFTDHAAALADGRVVAIGTEASESYDPSTDSWADEPQLFFQYVTRFGLDVLPDGDLLLTGGFADFFLSGDAHRIDPTTLIVMLKVTMKGPRASHTTTMLPNGRVLAAGGWRWNDESQVFQVKIADAEIFDPATSDWTWVAPMNFQRDDHRAALMGDGRVLVTGGTVIGGTGVEAEIYDPVANTWTMAPPMSAPRINHTMTTLPSGRVMVIGGDGQASVELYDPATNTWTALPATATPRRFHSAHYIPGKGVLVVGGSPLPGIFLDSATTSAELYPIGTTPLGSACVINEECATGTCIGGQCDASDPTGAGGAGGAGGAGGSGGAGGAGGSGGAGGSGGAGGNGGTGGTGGNGSTGGNGGAPGGEGGAAGSGGSGSSGGDSGCAAAQGGTSDGMGVFALLGLGLFLRRRNARATR, encoded by the coding sequence ATGCGCATGCTTCGCATCGCCTCGCAGCTCGTCGCCGCCTGTTCGCTGCTCCTCCTCGCCGCGCCCGCGTCCGCGGCGGCTCCCTGGATCGAGAGCAACATGCCCAGGCCGCACTCGAAATTCGGCTCGGTCCTGCTGCAGGACGGCGACGTGCTCGTGATCGGCGGGTCTTCAGGCGAGCCCAACTACCTGTCGGCGCAGGCGGTCGAGCGCTATGACGCGACGACCGGCACCTGGTCCTCGCTCGCTGATACCAAGGGGCCGCACCTATTCACCGATCACGCGGCCGCGCTCGCCGACGGCCGCGTGGTCGCCATCGGCACCGAAGCCAGCGAGTCGTACGACCCGTCGACCGATAGCTGGGCCGACGAGCCGCAGCTCTTCTTCCAATATGTGACACGCTTCGGCCTCGACGTCCTGCCCGACGGAGACCTCTTGCTCACGGGCGGCTTCGCGGACTTCTTCCTCTCCGGTGACGCGCACCGCATCGACCCGACGACCCTCATCGTGATGTTGAAGGTGACGATGAAAGGCCCGCGCGCCAGCCACACGACGACAATGCTGCCAAATGGTAGGGTGCTCGCCGCGGGCGGCTGGCGCTGGAACGACGAGTCCCAGGTGTTCCAGGTGAAGATCGCCGACGCGGAGATCTTCGACCCCGCCACCTCGGACTGGACCTGGGTCGCGCCGATGAATTTTCAGCGGGATGATCATCGCGCCGCATTGATGGGCGACGGCCGCGTGCTCGTGACGGGCGGCACCGTCATCGGCGGCACGGGCGTCGAGGCCGAGATCTACGATCCGGTCGCGAACACCTGGACGATGGCGCCTCCCATGAGCGCGCCGCGCATCAATCACACGATGACCACCCTGCCGAGCGGGCGCGTGATGGTCATCGGCGGTGATGGTCAGGCCTCCGTCGAGCTCTATGACCCGGCCACGAACACCTGGACCGCCCTCCCCGCGACGGCGACGCCGCGGCGATTCCACAGCGCCCACTACATCCCCGGCAAGGGTGTCCTGGTGGTCGGCGGATCGCCGCTCCCGGGCATCTTCCTCGACAGCGCCACGACCAGCGCGGAGCTTTATCCGATCGGCACGACGCCGCTCGGCTCCGCGTGCGTCATCAACGAAGAATGCGCGACCGGCACGTGCATCGGCGGCCAGTGCGACGCGAGCGACCCGACCGGCGCGGGCGGCGCGGGCGGCGCGGGCGGCGCGGGCGGCAGTGGCGGCGCGGGCGGCGCGGGCGGCAGTGGCGGCGCGGGCGGCAGTGGCGGCGCGGGCGGCAATGGCGGTACAGGCGGTACAGGCGGCAATGGCAGTACAGGCGGCAATGGCGGCGCCCCGGGCGGCGAGGGCGGTGCTGCGGGCAGCGGCGGCTCGGGGAGTTCGGGCGGCGACAGCGGCTGCGCGGCCGCGCAAGGCGGGACGTCCGATGGGATGGGCGTCTTCGCGCTGCTCGGCCTGGGCCTGTTTCTGAGGAGGAGAAACGCCCGCGCGACGCGTTGA
- a CDS encoding bifunctional metallophosphatase/5'-nucleotidase translates to MRAVAVLLALLAAACGPAPAPSPLPSPAATAAAATPKSSPVTVTLLYTTDEHGWLEPSELHGKTRGGVAELLGRLVADEGHCPGPIPEGVDPKDALAPDGCARPRTLLLSNGDNFTGPAISTYFRGESMARAMARLGYAASAFGNHEFDFGRDQFQKLRDLSGVQYLAANLRIADPNLEKALRVAPFTIVNRLGIRIAVVGLAPADTLHSAMASRFEGITIEPTEPALGRAVDAAWTEGADTVVVAAHECPDVLAPIVARHPEWKLAFVGGGHCHKTMSERAGDVPVLAPTWRMHQYARVRLTVDPVLPPKNRVVSVEPSLVDVEPSPSAAPDPPLTRMVRHFKEEVARALGVAIGHAGRDIAPEENVGQMVADAWLSQMGGDVAIVNRGGIRQTIPAGTITHGTIWGVLPFDNRIVKVSLRGDDLVKDLEAMPKIIVAGAKKGAGGKWALASGKPIDGDHRYTVLVTDFMYAGGDGAPFAAQDPKPVETEVNWRDPVIAWIAKQQSTPLAPLEKKLAPRAR, encoded by the coding sequence ATGCGCGCCGTCGCCGTCCTCCTCGCCCTGCTCGCCGCAGCCTGCGGCCCCGCTCCTGCGCCCTCGCCCCTGCCCTCCCCGGCCGCGACGGCCGCCGCCGCGACGCCGAAAAGCTCACCGGTCACGGTCACCCTGCTCTACACGACCGACGAGCACGGGTGGCTCGAGCCCTCGGAGCTGCACGGAAAGACGCGCGGCGGGGTCGCCGAGCTGCTCGGGCGCCTCGTCGCGGACGAGGGCCACTGCCCCGGCCCGATTCCCGAGGGCGTCGACCCCAAGGACGCCCTCGCCCCCGACGGCTGCGCGCGCCCGCGCACCCTGCTCCTGTCGAACGGCGACAACTTCACGGGCCCGGCGATCAGCACGTATTTCCGCGGCGAATCGATGGCCCGCGCCATGGCGCGCCTCGGCTACGCCGCTTCCGCGTTCGGAAACCACGAATTCGATTTCGGCAGGGATCAGTTCCAGAAGCTGCGCGACCTCTCCGGCGTCCAGTATCTCGCTGCGAACCTCCGCATCGCCGATCCGAACCTCGAAAAGGCCCTGCGCGTCGCCCCGTTCACGATCGTGAACCGCCTCGGCATTCGCATCGCCGTGGTGGGGCTCGCCCCGGCGGACACGCTCCACTCGGCGATGGCCTCGCGCTTCGAGGGAATCACGATCGAGCCGACCGAGCCCGCCCTCGGGCGCGCCGTCGACGCCGCCTGGACGGAGGGCGCCGATACCGTGGTGGTCGCCGCGCACGAATGCCCCGACGTCCTCGCGCCGATCGTCGCGCGCCATCCCGAATGGAAGCTCGCCTTCGTGGGCGGCGGTCATTGCCACAAGACGATGAGCGAGCGCGCCGGCGACGTGCCCGTCCTCGCCCCGACCTGGCGCATGCACCAGTACGCGCGCGTCCGTCTCACCGTCGATCCCGTCCTGCCGCCGAAAAACCGCGTGGTCTCCGTCGAGCCCTCGCTCGTCGACGTCGAGCCCTCGCCCAGCGCAGCGCCCGATCCGCCGCTCACGCGAATGGTCCGGCATTTCAAAGAAGAGGTCGCGCGCGCGCTCGGGGTCGCCATCGGGCATGCCGGCCGGGACATCGCGCCCGAGGAGAACGTCGGTCAAATGGTCGCCGACGCCTGGTTATCGCAGATGGGCGGCGACGTCGCCATCGTCAACCGCGGCGGCATCCGCCAGACGATCCCTGCGGGCACGATCACGCACGGCACGATCTGGGGCGTCTTGCCCTTCGACAACCGCATCGTGAAAGTGTCGCTGCGCGGGGACGATCTCGTGAAGGACCTCGAGGCGATGCCCAAGATCATCGTGGCGGGCGCGAAAAAGGGCGCGGGTGGAAAATGGGCGCTCGCCAGCGGTAAGCCCATCGATGGGGACCACCGCTACACCGTGCTCGTCACCGATTTCATGTACGCGGGCGGCGACGGCGCGCCCTTCGCGGCGCAGGACCCGAAGCCGGTGGAGACGGAGGTGAACTGGCGCGATCCGGTGATCGCCTGGATAGCGAAGCAGCAGAGCACGCCTTTGGCGCCGCTCGAGAAGAAGCTCGCTCCCAGGGCGCGCTGA
- a CDS encoding LytR/AlgR family response regulator transcription factor produces the protein MNELTSAGDTHLLRALVVEDEWPARNYLVELIEASNLAEVVGAVASVGEARQALQPAPAGLEVDVVFVDIALGGVDDETGLDLVRASVKNPRRPMFVLATAFKEHAIEAFELGVDDYLLKPFTEERVEQCLRRLSARRRASPAQSPLRIVARRGKNLVFLEPNEVWAFEAADRLTSVHTPHGTFDLDLSLSSIEASFGRALTRVHRNWLVNAAYIKELERDGGETRIFVGIGIGPERRGVSVPVARERAQSVRDMLLASATGLRRA, from the coding sequence ATGAACGAGCTGACGTCGGCAGGTGACACGCACCTTCTACGCGCCCTCGTCGTCGAGGACGAGTGGCCTGCCCGCAATTATCTGGTCGAGCTGATCGAGGCGTCGAACCTCGCCGAGGTCGTCGGCGCGGTCGCCAGTGTCGGCGAGGCGCGGCAGGCATTGCAGCCGGCGCCCGCGGGGCTCGAGGTCGATGTCGTCTTCGTGGACATCGCGCTCGGCGGGGTCGACGACGAGACGGGGCTCGATCTCGTGCGCGCCTCGGTGAAGAACCCGCGAAGGCCGATGTTCGTGCTCGCGACCGCGTTCAAGGAGCACGCGATCGAGGCCTTCGAGCTCGGCGTCGACGATTACCTGCTCAAGCCCTTCACCGAGGAGCGCGTCGAGCAATGCCTGCGGCGCCTGTCCGCGCGCCGGCGCGCCTCGCCCGCCCAGAGCCCGCTCCGGATCGTCGCGCGCCGCGGCAAAAATCTCGTATTCCTCGAACCGAACGAGGTCTGGGCGTTCGAGGCGGCCGATCGCCTCACCTCGGTGCACACCCCGCACGGCACGTTCGATCTCGACCTGTCCCTGTCGTCGATCGAGGCATCTTTCGGCCGAGCGCTGACGCGGGTGCACAGAAACTGGCTGGTGAACGCGGCCTATATCAAGGAACTCGAGCGCGACGGGGGGGAGACGCGGATCTTCGTCGGAATCGGCATCGGCCCCGAGCGGCGAGGGGTGAGCGTGCCCGTGGCGCGGGAGCGAGCGCAGTCGGTGCGCGACATGCTGCTGGCGAGCGCCACCGGCCTGCGCCGCGCCTGA
- a CDS encoding cytochrome P450 family protein → MSTNVTNEKPAVSRQANGAGTADDSKDVVKISIDPAESLSGYAEARAKGPVVTVSFFADDNGEDGKQDAEINAFLQRDHLFVTRYDEVLSSLVDNRFSSDAASVMTPEQREKLPPVVEEFRPLQESILFKDPPDHARLRKLIQPSFSIKMMDAMRPRIQKITDDLLDKAEREAQERGETGPDRRMDLVESFAYPMPVTVISDMLGIPVEDRPQVKEWTESLLKSNRSRAGGPDEEIRAKMRSFTDYLRDLFKAKRRQPGDDMTSQLLRAEEDGDKLNEDEVLSTVFILYLAGHVTTVNLIGNGVFALLTHPTELAKFKADLGGLAKGVVEETLRYWGPVDMISQRIAKEELELGGKRIPKGEPLMVGLAAANRDPKRFANPETYDITRPDADRHMAFGKGIHLCVGAPLARIEGQIAFETLFRRYPDMRLAVPAEEVRWSKAFLRGFGKLPVLF, encoded by the coding sequence ATGAGCACCAATGTAACGAATGAAAAGCCGGCGGTGAGCCGACAGGCGAACGGTGCAGGCACGGCGGACGATTCCAAGGACGTCGTGAAGATCTCGATCGACCCGGCCGAATCCCTCTCGGGCTACGCCGAGGCGCGCGCGAAGGGGCCTGTCGTCACCGTGTCCTTCTTCGCGGACGACAATGGTGAAGATGGCAAGCAGGATGCGGAGATCAACGCCTTTCTCCAGCGCGATCACCTCTTCGTCACCCGCTACGACGAGGTGCTGTCCAGCCTGGTCGATAATCGATTCTCGTCCGACGCTGCCAGCGTGATGACGCCGGAGCAGCGCGAGAAGCTGCCCCCCGTCGTCGAGGAGTTCCGTCCGCTGCAGGAGAGCATCCTCTTCAAGGATCCGCCCGACCACGCGCGGCTGCGCAAGCTGATCCAGCCGAGCTTCTCGATCAAAATGATGGACGCGATGCGTCCGCGCATCCAGAAGATCACCGACGATCTGCTGGACAAGGCCGAGCGCGAGGCGCAAGAGCGCGGCGAGACCGGGCCCGATCGGCGGATGGATCTGGTCGAGTCTTTCGCGTATCCGATGCCGGTCACGGTGATCTCCGACATGCTCGGCATCCCGGTGGAAGATCGCCCGCAGGTGAAGGAATGGACGGAGAGCCTGCTCAAGTCCAACCGCTCGCGCGCGGGCGGGCCCGACGAGGAGATCCGGGCCAAGATGCGGAGCTTCACCGATTACCTGCGCGACCTGTTCAAGGCGAAGCGCCGGCAGCCGGGCGACGACATGACCAGCCAGCTTCTGCGGGCCGAGGAGGACGGCGACAAGCTGAACGAGGACGAGGTGCTGTCCACGGTCTTCATCCTCTACCTCGCCGGGCACGTCACCACCGTGAACCTGATCGGTAATGGCGTCTTCGCGCTGCTCACGCATCCCACGGAGCTTGCGAAATTCAAGGCAGACCTCGGTGGTCTGGCCAAGGGGGTCGTCGAGGAGACCCTGCGGTACTGGGGGCCTGTCGACATGATCTCCCAGCGCATTGCCAAGGAGGAGCTCGAGCTCGGCGGGAAGCGCATCCCGAAGGGCGAGCCTTTGATGGTGGGCCTCGCCGCGGCGAACCGCGACCCGAAGCGCTTCGCGAACCCCGAAACCTACGACATCACGCGGCCCGACGCCGACCGGCACATGGCCTTCGGCAAGGGAATTCATCTTTGCGTGGGCGCGCCGCTGGCGCGGATCGAGGGTCAGATCGCATTCGAGACGCTGTTCCGGCGATACCCGGACATGCGTCTCGCCGTCCCCGCCGAGGAGGTGCGCTGGAGCAAAGCCTTCCTGCGCGGATTCGGCAAGCTGCCCGTCCTGTTCTGA
- a CDS encoding SDR family oxidoreductase encodes MLSTTTNGSAPPVVLVTGASSGFGAAIARRFSAAGARVILAARRHERLSALAAELGGSALALPLDVRDREGVARAIAELPSEFADVTVLVNNAGGAFGLEPAHEANLDDWDAMVDTNIKGLLYVTRAILPGMVARDRGHVVNIGSVAGTYPYPGGNVYGAAKAFVEQFSLNLRADLAGKRIRVTNIEPGMAETEFSVVRFKGDEERAKNVYKGMTPLSAEDIAETVFWCASLPVHVNVNRIELMAVMQSFAGFSVARGG; translated from the coding sequence ATGCTCTCCACGACCACGAACGGTAGCGCTCCCCCTGTCGTCCTCGTCACCGGCGCCTCCTCGGGCTTCGGCGCGGCCATCGCCCGGCGCTTCTCCGCGGCGGGCGCGCGCGTGATCCTCGCGGCGCGCCGGCACGAGCGTCTGTCCGCGCTCGCGGCCGAGCTCGGCGGCTCTGCCCTGGCCCTGCCGCTCGACGTCCGAGATCGCGAGGGCGTGGCGCGCGCCATCGCCGAGCTCCCCTCCGAATTCGCGGACGTGACGGTGCTCGTCAACAACGCGGGCGGCGCATTCGGCCTCGAGCCCGCGCACGAGGCCAACCTCGACGATTGGGACGCGATGGTCGACACCAACATCAAGGGCCTGCTCTACGTGACGCGCGCCATTTTGCCAGGCATGGTGGCGCGGGATCGGGGGCACGTGGTGAACATCGGCTCGGTCGCGGGGACATACCCCTATCCGGGCGGCAATGTCTACGGCGCGGCCAAGGCCTTCGTCGAGCAGTTTTCCTTGAACCTGCGCGCAGACCTCGCGGGCAAGCGAATCCGCGTGACCAACATCGAGCCCGGCATGGCCGAGACCGAGTTCTCGGTCGTGCGCTTCAAGGGCGACGAGGAGCGGGCGAAGAACGTTTACAAGGGAATGACGCCGCTATCGGCCGAGGACATCGCCGAGACGGTGTTCTGGTGCGCCAGTCTGCCCGTTCACGTGAACGTGAACCGGATCGAGCTGATGGCGGTGATGCAATCGTTCGCGGGATTCTCGGTGGCGCGAGGGGGGTGA
- a CDS encoding sensor histidine kinase, with the protein MHAHFFGWKRWTVGTAVALAVLLLTTIPSLLAREQVKDVALRLAFMIIGVPLLMFALSVSYHWATHRRLRSGLALLASLAVASTVGAVFSVVITFVARNAPSLGLAPERPQTYPVVAAIGVAFGVIICSVWALAFVYPFAAEDARLRALETEKLKIEAEKLRGAAELARLRAQLEPHFLLNTLNTIAGLVTQDPREARRLLACLGDLLRDSLRDADEMQTLEEEIAWLRRYAEILESRHAGSLRFQWEIAPKAGHVLLPRLLLQPLVENAVKHGALRRSGGGQVLVRATIEKAENAAKARLVCTVEDNGPGMAAKPPRSGAFGLHAVRRRLELKYADAHMRLESSPGGTRFIVELPCVMAKERMAGGAPLEVTQ; encoded by the coding sequence TTGCACGCCCATTTCTTCGGCTGGAAGCGCTGGACCGTGGGAACGGCCGTCGCCCTGGCCGTCCTGCTGCTCACGACCATACCCTCCCTGCTGGCCAGGGAACAGGTCAAGGACGTCGCGCTTCGCCTCGCCTTCATGATCATCGGTGTCCCTCTGCTCATGTTCGCTCTGTCGGTGAGCTACCATTGGGCCACGCATCGGCGCCTCCGCTCGGGGCTCGCGCTGCTGGCGAGCCTCGCGGTCGCCTCCACGGTCGGCGCGGTCTTCTCCGTGGTCATCACTTTCGTGGCCAGAAACGCCCCGAGCCTCGGGCTCGCGCCGGAGCGCCCGCAGACCTACCCCGTGGTCGCCGCCATCGGCGTCGCATTCGGCGTGATCATTTGCAGCGTCTGGGCGCTCGCATTCGTGTACCCCTTCGCCGCGGAGGACGCCCGCCTGCGCGCGCTCGAGACCGAGAAGCTGAAAATCGAGGCCGAGAAGCTTCGAGGGGCCGCCGAGCTTGCACGCCTGCGCGCGCAGCTCGAGCCGCATTTTCTGCTGAACACGCTCAACACCATCGCCGGCCTCGTCACCCAGGACCCCCGCGAAGCCCGGCGCCTGCTCGCGTGCCTGGGCGACCTATTGCGCGATTCGCTGCGCGACGCGGACGAGATGCAGACGCTCGAGGAGGAGATCGCCTGGCTGCGTCGCTATGCCGAGATCCTCGAATCCCGTCACGCAGGATCGCTGCGCTTTCAGTGGGAGATCGCGCCCAAGGCCGGTCATGTCCTCCTGCCGCGGCTCTTGCTCCAGCCGCTCGTCGAGAACGCCGTCAAGCACGGCGCGCTGCGCCGCAGCGGCGGGGGCCAGGTGCTCGTCCGCGCGACGATCGAGAAAGCCGAAAATGCGGCCAAAGCGCGCCTCGTGTGCACGGTCGAGGACAATGGCCCCGGCATGGCCGCCAAGCCCCCTCGCTCGGGCGCGTTCGGCCTGCACGCGGTCCGCCGGCGCCTCGAGCTCAAGTATGCCGATGCGCACATGCGGCTCGAGTCATCGCCCGGCGGGACACGTTTCATCGTCGAGCTGCCGTGCGTGATGGCCAAGGAGAGGATGGCGGGCGGCGCTCCCCTCGAGGTGACGCAATGA